CCTTCTGGAGGCCCGTACCTTTCAGCGTTTCCGCGTGGGCGATCAGCCGTTCCGTCGCATCGTCGCGCCGGTCGAGCAATACGTCTTCGACCAGTTCCAACAGATCTTTCGGGATCTCGTCGTACACCTGGAGTTGCGCGGGGTTGACGATACCCATGTCCATGCCTGCCTGTATGCCGTGATAGAGGAAGGCCGCATGGATGGCTTCGCGTACACGATCGTTGCCGCGAAAGGAGAACGAAACGTTACTGACACCTCCGCTGATCTTGGCATGTGGAAGATGTCGCTTGATCCAACGGGTAGCCTCGAAGTAATCGAGCGCGTTGCGCCGGTGCTCATCCATGCCGGTGGCGACCGGGAAGATGTTCGGGTCGAAGATGATATCCTGCGGCGGGAAACCGACTTTCTCCGTAAGGATCCGGTACGCGCGTTCGCAGATCTCGATACGACGGGGTAGTGTATCCGCCTGGCCCTTCTCGTCGAAGGCCATGACGATCACCGCGGCGCCATAGCGGCGTACGAGCTTCGCCTGCCGGATGAACTCTTCTTCGCCTTCTTTCAGGGAGATCGAGTTCACGATCGACTTCCCCTGCGTGCATTGAAGGCCCGCTTCGATGACGTGCCACTTGGAGGAGTCGATCATCACCGGCAGTTTGGCGATGTCGGGTTCCGAGGCCATGAGGTGCAGGAAGCGGGTCATGGCGTCGGCCGCGTCGAGCATGCCTTCGTCCATGTTCACGTCGATCGCCTGTGCTCCGCCTTCGACCTGGTCGCGGGCGACGCTGAGCGCTTCTTCGTAGTTTCCTTCCTTGATCAGTCGCAGGAACTTGCGTGAGCCGGTGACGTTGGTGCGCTCGCCCACGTTCATGAAATTCGAATCCGGTCGCAGCACGACGGCTTCGAGCCCGCTGAGGCGCAGCCAGGGTTCTACCGAAGGAATGACGCGTGGCGGTGTTTTCTTCGCCAGCGCGGCGATGTGGCGGATATGATCGGGCGTGGTCCCGCAGCAACCACCGACGATGTTGAGGAAACCACTGCGCAGGAAGTCTTCGATCTGGTGGCCCATGTGGTCGGGCGTCTCGTCGTATTCGCCGAACTGGTTGGGCAGTCCGGCATTGGGATACGCGCTCACGAAGAAGGGCGCCTTCTGGGCGAGTTCTTCGATGTGCGGGCGCATCTCCTTAGCGCCGAGCGCGCAATTCAATCCTACACTCAGCAGATCGAGGTGCGATACGGAAATGAGAAACGCTTCCACCGTTTGTCCGCTGAGGGTTCGTCCGCTGGCATCGGTGATGGTGCCGGAAACCATGACGGGCAACTGCACGCCTTTTTCGTCGAAGACGGTTTCGATGGCGAAGAGAGCCGCCTTCGCGTTGAGCGTATCGAAAATGGTTTCGACGAGCAAAACGTCGGCACCGCCGTCGATGAGGCCGCGGGTTTGCACCGCGTACGCTTCGACCAGGTCGTGAAAGCTCACGGCCCGGAAGCCGGGATCATTCACATCCGGAGAGAGCGACGCAGTCTTGTTGGTAGGCCCGAGCGCGCCGGCAACGAAACGCGGCGTGCTGTTTGGATGGTCCGCCGCGAAACCGGCTACGGCTTCTTTCGCGAGGCGAGCGGCGGCGAGGTTGATCTCGTACGCAAGGTCCTCCATGTGGTAATCGGCCAGGGAGAGGGCTTGCGCGTTGAAGGTGTTGGTCTCGATGATGTCGGCTCCAGCCTCGAGGTATTCCCGGTGGATGGCGCGCACGATCTCCGGTCGGGTCAGACAGAGGAGGTCATTATTGCCCTTCAGCGAATGTGGAAAATCCCGGAAGCGATCGCCGCGGTAACCGCCTTCGTCGAGACGATACCGTTGGATCATGGTTCCCATGGCCCCGTCGATGACGAGGATACGTTGTTGCAGTGCAGCTTTAATCGGATGCATAATCGTTCAGGTTCCTTCCGCTCCGCGACCCCAGGAGAAAAAAAAATCCCTCCTGCGCTAGTCAGAAGGGATCGTATGGCGATTTCGATTGGGCAACGATCATTCTGACTTATCTCTCTCCACCAAATGGCGGAGTGCGAGGTGGCACCTTATTCTATTGTTTTTCAACAATTTAGAACCGGTTGCCAAGGCTTCACAGGGCGCAATCCCTCAGCCTTTCTGGATAAGCCGTCTCGTCGAAAGACGAGAGGAGGTGGAAAGAACTGGTGCAAAGATAACGAATTTGCTTTCGTCTAAAAGTGACTCGCATAAATACTTAAAAACACGAAAGCCTCCCCGAAGGAAGGCTTTCATGTGATGATCATTGGGATTAACGCTGCAACACGATCGGCTTGGTGATCGAGCCGTTCGGAGTTTCCACTTTTACGAAGTAGATACCGTTGTTGTAAGCACCCAGGTCGAGCTGGAGGCTGACGAGGTTATCGTTGTTGAGCATTTGCAACTGGCGGCCCATGCCGTCGAACAGACGAACCGTGCACTGACCCTTCATGTTCGGGAAGAACACGTTGAGCAGTCCATTGGTGGGGTTCGGGTAGAGCACCGAGCCGTTGAGTTCCGGCGCGATGGTACCGACATTGAAGTCGAGGCCGATCAGGTAGTCTTCCGTTTCACCGGAACCGAAGGTCAGGCAGGAGCTGGTAGCGTCGTTGGTATTGTTCACCAGGCGGGAACGCACACGCATGATCGCGGGGCCCTGGGTGGCGCCGCCCGGAATGGTCCAGTTCACTGTGTTGGGAGTGCCGGCGATAGAGGTCGTGCAAACCTGTACCCACTCGTCCGCAGCGAGGTCGCCGTTGGCGTTGAAGTCGATCCAGATCGAGATGATGTTGTCGTCGTTGGTGGTGACGCTGAAATCGTACGCATTGCCGCGTACCAGCTCCGCGGTAGTCGATGCTGTCACCGGCCAGTAGGTGTACGCCACACCGGTCTGCTGGTCACAACCGGAGCTGTTGTTCAGCGAGGTGCCGGTGATGGTGACGTTGTCGATCTCGGAGTTCACACCCAGACAATCCACGCCTCCATGGTCACCTGGGCAGGGACAGAGGTAAGCGGGCTTGTTATCGACCATGATGGAACCGGAAGGCGTGGTGCTGCCGGAGCAGGTAACCAGGCACTGGTAGTAGGTCATGGACGACTGGTTGGTGTCGAGCGAGGAGGCGGTGGCACCGGGAATATCGGTCCAGGTGCTGCCGTCCGGCGAGTTCTGCCACTGATAGGTGATGCCGATGCCGTTGTCGTTGCCGACAAGTTCGAGCAGGAAGTTCTCGTTGGCACAGACCAGCACCGAAGACGACGTGGCGTCTCCGGCCACCGGAGGCGCGGTGCAGTTCGGGTAGCTGATGACTTCGACATTGTCGAGTGCCCACCACCAGTCCCAGGAACCGGTCCAGGTGAAGCGCACTTGAAGCGCGGTCGCGGTGCCGATGAGGCTGCTGATATCGTAGCTTGAATGGACCGCCGGATTCGGGTAGCCAAGATCCACACTGTCTAACACTAAGGTCGTCCAGGTCGCGCCGCCATCGGTCGAATATTCGATGTGACGAGCGGAGCCGCCTTGTCCCGGGCCAAGGAGCGATCGGTACTGCTCGTCCACTTCGATGAAGAGCGAGATCGTAGCCGTACTGATGTCGATGCTCGGCGTGGTGAGGCTGGCGAGTTCGTCGATACCGTCGTCTGTGCTGCCCTGGTCGGAATCGAAGATGGCAAAGTTGGCATCAAAGCCGGCGCCGGTGATGGCACGGGCAAACGGATTGTTGAATTCCCAGGCGAGTGCGGGCACGTTACCCAGACTGTCGTTCGTCCAGCCTGCCGGCAGACTTTGGGAAGCAAAGTCCTCTGTAAAGAGAACCGTTTGTGCACTTGCTCCGAACGGCAGAGCCGCCAAAGCAAACGCAGCGATCGTGTTGCGTAGTTGTTTGATCATCGGTTGGTGGTTTTAGGTGTGTATCGGTTAAAAGGGATGCCTCCGGGTTGGTGCCGGGGGTTGACCGAAGTTAGATAAAAAATGTATCCGGAGAAAAGAGCGGAAGGGGCAGGCCGGTATCCGGTTTTGGTCTTTCGGGGAAAAACGGCCGAAAAAACTACTCCTCCAGTCGCTGAATCGTGGGCCGGTAAAGTTGGTGCACTTCGGTGTGCCGGCCTTTGCGGCGGGCCTTTTGCTCGGCCAGCGGGAGGTGGACTTCGTCGCGGCATTCGACGGAGCAGCATTGTTCCATCTTCGCGGCGCATTCGGAACACTGGATAAAAAGCACGTGACAGGCTTCGTTGGCGCAGTTCACGTGGGTGTCGGCGGGCTTTCCGCACTGGTGACAATGCGCGATGACATCGTCGGAGATCCGCTCGCCCATGCGTTCGTCGAAGACGAAATTCTTTCCGATGAAACGGTTCTCCAAACCCTCCGCCCTCACCTGCCGGGTGTAGTCGATGATCCCGCCGTGCAGTTGATTCACGTCTTCGAAACCATGATGCCTTAAAAAAGCGCTGGCTTTCTCACACCGTACACCGCCGGTGCAATACAACAACACTTTGCTTTGCTCCTTGCCTTTCAGGCTATCGAGTACGAGCGGCAGTTCTTCGCGGAAGGTGACGACGTCCGGACAAAGGGCGCCGGGAAAGCGGCCCACTTCGCTCTCGTAACAATTGCGCATGTCGACCACGATGGTATCGGGTTGCGCCAGTGCGTCATTCCAGGATTTCGCGTCGAGGTGACGACCGACGTTCGTCGTGTCGAATGCGTCATCATCGAGGCCGTCGGCCACGATCTTTTTCTTCACCTTGACGATCAGCTTGAGAAAAGACTTTCCGTCATCCTCCACGGCGATCTTGAACGGGATTTGTTCGAAGCCGGGGCAGGCATCGATCCAGGCACGGAATTCGTCGAGACGCGCGGCCGGTAACGACAACTGTGCATTCACTCCCTCCTTCGCCAAATAGATCCGACCACGAATCCCCATGCCCGGCCATTCGGTGAACAGCCGCTGGCGCAGCGCGGAAGGATCGTCGATGTTGACATACCGGTAAAATGACAGCGTAGTACGCGGTTGATTCTCCGCTTCCAACTGCCGGATCAGGGTGTCGCGATCGAAGGTGTTATAACCTTGCATGGGGCTGCAAAGGTACGGAACTAAAAAAGGTGTGTCAAAGACGCCTTTTTATGATAAAAATCAAATTTCTAAGATCGAATTGAGGGCGGCGCTATTTTTTCCGGGATTTCATCCAGGAGTAAATCCCGATGGCGCCCATGAGATAGGGAACGGCCATGAGGTACAGAATGCCCTGGTTCAGCCCTTTTCCGACCTTGTTGGTACCCTGCTCACGATTGGTTTCCACATTTCGCTTGCACATGGCGCATTGCGCGGACACATCGGATGACGCGAGGAGCAGAAAGATGGCGAAGAAGGGTACTGCGAGGCGTTTCATGGTTCAGAAACGATAATGGGGCGCGATCATCAGGTAGACAATCACACCAGTGAAGGTTACATACAACCAGACCGGATACGACCAGCGGACGATTTTCCGATGACGATCAACCTGGTTGGTCAATCCGCGATACAAAGATAGCAAAACGAGCGGGAGGACAATGGCCGCCAGGAGGATGTGGGTAGCAAGAATGACGAGGTATACGGGCCGCAGTGGATCATCGGCCGGAAAGCGCGTTTCTTCCACGAAGTAATGGAAGGTCACGTAAGAAGCCAGGAAAATGACCGATAAAGCCGAGGCCAGCAGGTTCAGCCGGCGATGCATCGGAATGTTGCGCTTTCGGATAAACCAGAGGGATGCCAACAAGAGGAAAAAGCAAGTGCCGTTGATGATCGCATTGAACGCCGGCAGTTGTTCGACCCAGGCCGGATGATCGGGTACTTTCGGAAGTCGACCGAGTACGGCTACCAGGGCAAAGACGACCACCGAGAATATCCCGATGATCCAATAGACCGGGCGATCGTTGGCCTTGTTGAGAGAAGTTGAATGCATGGCAGAAGTCGGTGACTGGAGAACAATCGGATCGGTCCGATGTTCGCGTGCGGCTTACTTTTCCTCGACGTACTCGTGCAGGAGCACCTTCATTTCGGCGATAAGGGTATCGACCGCGTAAGGGTCCATGCCGTCGTACAAGCCGCGAATGCGTTTCTCCTTATCGATGAGGATGAGCTGATCGGAATGGAAGAAATCTTCGGCTGTCTTACCGGAAGCCGCCGGCACGAGGTAGGATTCTCGGGCCAGGGTATAGATTGAATCCTTGTTACCGGTCAGGAACCACCAGAAGGAATTGTCGGCGTACATCTTCTCGGCGTAGGCTTTCAGGGCAGGAACCGAGTCCTGTTCGGGGTCAACGGTATAGGACACCATCCGCACGTCGTTGCTTCCCTTGAATTCCTGCTGCACTTTCCGGAAGTTTTCGTTCATCTTAGGACAGATGGTGGGACAAGTGGCGAAAAAGAAATTGGCGACGTAGATCTTGCCGGTGAGATCAGCCTGTGTAATGACCTTTCCCTCCTGATTGGTGAGGGAAAAATCGGCAATCGTATGGTAAATGGTATCGCCGTTGGCGGCAACATCGGCAGGACCTATGACGGGCAGCCGTTTCAAGTGGTTTTCCCCGCGCGAGATAATCAGCCAAAAGGCGACGGGGAAGGCAAGGATGATAAGCGGGACGGCCAGCCGCTTCCAACGGGCAGCCATGGCGGTCAGTATCCGACGGATGTACCTGCCATACTGAGCGCGGAGCCTTCGTAGAGGGCGATGAAGATCAGGTACACGATCAGGATGAACGGCAGCAACACCGACCACTGGAACGGCATCACCTCGAACTTCATGTGCATGAAGTAGCCGACGATGTAGTATGACTTAACGATCGTCAGGGCGATGAAGATGTACATCAGGATCGTCGGTGAGATCGAGGTGAACGCGATGCCGACTTCGAAGATGGTCACGCCAAGCAGGATCCAGAATACTTTCCAGATCACTTTGGTATTCAAGGCAGAGTGCGCCTTGTCTTCGCTGGCGTGGGAGATGACTTCGTGATGGATATCAGACATGGTGATGCGTATGCGGAGTTAGACGATCAGACGAGGTAGAAGAAGGTAAACACGAAGACCCAGACCAGGTCGACGAAGTGCCAGTAGAGACCTACTTTTTCGACCAGTTCATAGTCCTTTTTCTTTTCGCAGAAATTCTGGTAGACCAGCGCGAGCACGATGATGTTAAGCACCACGCCGCTGAATACGTGGAAACCGTGGAAGCCGGTGATGAAGAAGAAGAAATTGGCGAAGAGGGGTGTACGGCCGTATTCATTCTCCTTCAGGTTCGCGCCCTGGATATTGCGAACCGCCGTTGACATGAGTTCCTGGGCTTCGGCGCCTTCCACTTTCGAATGGTCGTGGAAGATCAGCGTGCCCGGTTCCAGATCATCGGTACGGGCAAAACGGCCGTCGGCGAGGATGAAAGAACCTTTTTCAGAACCGTGAATGAAGTGATACCATTCCCATGCCTGAGAGCCAAGGAACATGAAGCCACCGATAATGGTCAGCCACAACCAGCGGATCACACCGTTCTTTTTCAGACTGTGTCCGGCGTCAACGGCGAGCACCATGGTCACGGAAGACATGATCAGGATGAAGGTCATCAGACCGACGTACGCCAGAGGCACGTGCCCATGGATGAACGGGAAGTGCGTGAATACGTCGCCCGGCTTCGGCCAGATCTCCGTGAAGCGGTGACGCATATAACCATATGCGATCAGAAGACTGGAAAACGTGAAGGCGTCGGATACGAGGAAGAACCACATGAACATCTTCCCCCAGCTTACCTGGAAAGGTGAGCGACCGCCTCCCCAGACGGACTGTCCGGATTCGGCTACGGCAGCGTGATTGGCCATTTATTTCGCTGAATTATGAGTTTTCGGTGTCGTTGTACTCCGGGAAAGCCCCAAAGTTGCTTTTTTTAGCGGACGTAAAGTAAAAAGAAAAACAGGTACAGCCACAAGCCTGAAAGGAAGTGCCAGTATAGTGCGCACATCCTCACGCCATTATGCTTTTCAACCGTGTATTTCTTTCGATTTGCGCGCCAAATTACAATAAATAGGGCGATCATACCGCCCAAGAGGTGAACAATATGTAGGCCGGTAATGACATAGAGAAACGAACCGGCTACATTACCGGCGTCGCCAGCCTGTTCAAAGGTTTCCTTTCCGGAAGGGACGTAAACGATGTCGGTGGTCTTGATGTCTTTGATCCGGCCGGTGAGCGCGATACCCTGGGAGAAAAGCTCGGTCCAGGCGATGTACTGAACCAAGACGAAGCCGATACCCAGCAGGAGTGTCAGCCACAGGGCGGTGACCAGGTTTTTTTGGTTACCCTTTTCGGCCGACTTGACCGCCCATTGCATCGGCACGCTGCTGGCAAGAATGACCAGGGTACTGATGATAAACGTATTCGGGAGAGCGAACTGCACCCATTTGCCGTCTCCCATCCGCACGATGTAAGCGGAGGTCAGGCCGGCGAAGAGCATGACGATGCTGATGATGCCGAACCACATCAGTCCGCGCTGCGCTTTCACCTTATCGAATCCGGACTGTTCTGTGCTTGCCGTCATGGTAGTCATGGTATCAGACGAGTTTATCGAGCATCCAGATCAACTGCACAACCGGTAGGTAAATGAAGGATCCGAACATGAGTTTCTGTGCGTCTTTGATTTCGAGCGAACGATAGAGGCGGATTGCCTGCAGGGAAAAGTAGATTCCACAGGCTGCCAGCAGCAAGGCGGTGAACCAACCGGTGAAGTGAAATGCCAATGGCAGAAAAGCCATGGGTACCAGACCGAGCGTGTACACCATGGTCTGAAACGCTGAAGAACGATCGCGCCCGTGGGGTCCGGGCAACATGCGGAAGCCGGCCTTCAGGTAATCATCGTGCAAGACCCAGGCAATCGCCCAAAAGTGCGGGAACTGCCAGATGAACTGAAGGGCGTACAGGATGAGTGCCTCGAGTCCGATCTCACCTTTACCGGCCACCCAGCCCAGCAGGGGCGGAAAAGCTCCCGGGAACGCGCCGATCAATACCGCGAATGGAGTCACCCGCTTTGCGGGCGTGTAGATGGTCGTATAAATGACCAGACTGACCAGACTGAGAATTCCGCACAAGGCATTGATTCCCAACCACAATATCAAGACCCCCGAGACACCCATCAGAACGGAAGCAACAAGGGCTTCGGGGACGGACATCCTGCCGGCGGGTAGCGGGCGATTGGCCGTTCGGTCCATCAATTTATCCAGATCACGCTCAATGACCTGGTTGAACGCGTTGGACGACCCCGTTACCAGGAAGCCGCCGAGCATGAGCAACAATAAAGTAGACCACTGAAAGTCAGCGCCTTCCGCGATGATGTAACCCGTTGCCGCTGAGAATACTACCAGGGAAGAGAGCCGAAACTTCGTGAGCTGGATGTAATCCTGGATGCGTGCCGAGAGGGTCACGGGTTTATCCGATAAAGCGATTGATTTTTGCGCCATCCGGTAGCAGGGATGCCTTGTAAAAGGGCTGCAAGTTTAGGGAATTCCGGGAAGGGTTCCAAGGCGCGTCAGGCCTCCCGAAGGGACCAATCCGCTCTGCTCTGAGCATCCATCCCGATGGGCTCGAGAACCGTAACCCGTTCCGCTGGATCTTTTAACAAATCAAGGTAGCGGAGGTTCAGGTGCTCCCGGATGAAATTGGACTCCACACGCAGGATATTAGCGAATGAGCGGGGCGGAGTCAGCGTCTGCAGTTGCCGGATCGCGCGGCGCAATTCTTCCTGATCCTCCTGCCGAACGATGAATACATTTTCGAAGTCTTTCAGGAAGCGGGCGGCCTCCCCGTTGCCGTAGAACAAGACCGGTAATCCGGTGGCCAAATACTCGAACAATTTACTGGGCAACGCGCTCTGATAATTCTTGCCGAGACGTGCGAGGAGAATGGATGAAGTCTGATAGAACGGCAACAGACGATTCCACTTCATCTTTCCGAAAAACTGCACGTTGCGGATGTTTTCCTGCCGGATGTATTTTCGGTAGCGTTCCAATTCGATGCCATCGCCGATCAGGTTCAATTTCACGTCCGGCAAATGGCGCACCACATCGATCACAGGCCCCAGGTCCTGTCCATTGCCGATGTTACCGATGTAGGTAATGACCAACGGGTGCTCCGGCGGATAGTAGGCGATATTACTGAGTCTGCGGAATCGATCCTGCGAAAGTCCGTTGCTTACTATGCTCAGCCGGGCACGAGGAACAGCCGCCGTTCGGATCATCCACTGTTCTTCGCTGCTGTTGGTTACGGTGATGTGGTCGAATTTCCGCAGGGACCGTACGATCACGCGTTGCAAGAGGGAGCGAATGGCCCGCTGGAAGATGTTACGGTCCGGCATGTAGCACCATACGAGGTCGCGGACATCCATGATCTTCCTTCTTCCGCGACCGAAGAACGCGATAGCCGGAATGAGGAACATGAAGGGCGAAGTCGCGATCAGCCAATCGGAACGGCGCCGTGTGGCCGCAAAGGCCAGGCGAACCGAATACCAGGCTTCCACGAATGCGCGAAGGAAGAATAAGGCCTTGGGGTATTCCGGCAGCGCGATGTAGCGCACCGTCAGGTTGTCCGACAGCATCACTTCCTTCTCGGCGGGTGTGACCCCGCGTTCAGTCAGTGCATACACGATAACCTGGTGCTCGCGGGAAAGCGTGTTCGCCAACGCTTCCATGCGATGTGCCGCGGCGGTGATTTCCGGCGCAAAGTGCGGTGTGACCAGGTGGACCTTTGACATCTTTCAACTCATGGACGCCTCCCGCAATATGAAGCGGGTCTCAAGACGTCTCCGAAATTCAACTTTTACCGCAACAGCTTCCTTGAATAGTCCGAAATCAACGGCATAGTGAAATTCCGATAACTCAATTCCAACAACTCCGTGAAATTGAATCGTAACAAACTTAGTCGTTAACATTCCATTCTTCAAGACCGGACCGGTTTTTTTATCGACAAGCCAACAGGCAAATGCAGGTTCCTCCGATGAGATTTCATCTACGACCTTCAGTTCGTGGGAGTTCAACTGAACCTGGCGCTGATGACGATACGTTGAAGTC
This DNA window, taken from Bacteroidota bacterium, encodes the following:
- the metH gene encoding methionine synthase, whose product is MHPIKAALQQRILVIDGAMGTMIQRYRLDEGGYRGDRFRDFPHSLKGNNDLLCLTRPEIVRAIHREYLEAGADIIETNTFNAQALSLADYHMEDLAYEINLAAARLAKEAVAGFAADHPNSTPRFVAGALGPTNKTASLSPDVNDPGFRAVSFHDLVEAYAVQTRGLIDGGADVLLVETIFDTLNAKAALFAIETVFDEKGVQLPVMVSGTITDASGRTLSGQTVEAFLISVSHLDLLSVGLNCALGAKEMRPHIEELAQKAPFFVSAYPNAGLPNQFGEYDETPDHMGHQIEDFLRSGFLNIVGGCCGTTPDHIRHIAALAKKTPPRVIPSVEPWLRLSGLEAVVLRPDSNFMNVGERTNVTGSRKFLRLIKEGNYEEALSVARDQVEGGAQAIDVNMDEGMLDAADAMTRFLHLMASEPDIAKLPVMIDSSKWHVIEAGLQCTQGKSIVNSISLKEGEEEFIRQAKLVRRYGAAVIVMAFDEKGQADTLPRRIEICERAYRILTEKVGFPPQDIIFDPNIFPVATGMDEHRRNALDYFEATRWIKRHLPHAKISGGVSNVSFSFRGNDRVREAIHAAFLYHGIQAGMDMGIVNPAQLQVYDEIPKDLLELVEDVLLDRRDDATERLIAHAETLKGTGLQKEEKEEAWRQGSVEDRLAHALVKGVVDFIEQDLEEALQKYPQPLQLIEGPLMAGMNIVGDLFGAGKMFLPQVVKSARVMKKGVAYLQPLINAAAEADAKTGGKGGPGSAGKVLMATVKGDVHDIGKNIVGVVLACNNYQVIDLGVMVPAEKILEAARKEQVDVIGLSGLITPSLDEMVHVAKELEREGFKTPLLIGGATTSRVHTAVRIEPHYTGPVVHVNDASRSVPVVSALLSREQRDGFVQSQRTDYARVREQHKQANAADKYLQLQLARENAFVSNHLDQPVPKPHRLGVTVLDDYPLAELVPYIDWTPFFHSWELKGSYPKILQDPERGAEAKKLFDDAQAMLKRIVEERWLQARAVIGLFPASREGDDVLVFDPEGKHTRCTFHTLRQQTKKPAGQHNLALADFVREPVIPGTPADYVGAFALSTGFGIDERVAAFERDHDDYSAILLKALADRLAEAFAERLHERVRKEFWGYASDERLSNEELIGESYRGIRPAPGYPAQPDHTEKRTLWSLLDVEKNTGIQLTESLAMFPTAAVSGLYFAHPDAHYFGIGRIQRDQVADYARRKGLSLEEMERWLGPNLAY
- a CDS encoding T9SS type A sorting domain-containing protein — encoded protein: MIKQLRNTIAAFALAALPFGASAQTVLFTEDFASQSLPAGWTNDSLGNVPALAWEFNNPFARAITGAGFDANFAIFDSDQGSTDDGIDELASLTTPSIDISTATISLFIEVDEQYRSLLGPGQGGSARHIEYSTDGGATWTTLVLDSVDLGYPNPAVHSSYDISSLIGTATALQVRFTWTGSWDWWWALDNVEVISYPNCTAPPVAGDATSSSVLVCANENFLLELVGNDNGIGITYQWQNSPDGSTWTDIPGATASSLDTNQSSMTYYQCLVTCSGSTTPSGSIMVDNKPAYLCPCPGDHGGVDCLGVNSEIDNVTITGTSLNNSSGCDQQTGVAYTYWPVTASTTAELVRGNAYDFSVTTNDDNIISIWIDFNANGDLAADEWVQVCTTSIAGTPNTVNWTIPGGATQGPAIMRVRSRLVNNTNDATSSCLTFGSGETEDYLIGLDFNVGTIAPELNGSVLYPNPTNGLLNVFFPNMKGQCTVRLFDGMGRQLQMLNNDNLVSLQLDLGAYNNGIYFVKVETPNGSITKPIVLQR
- a CDS encoding rhodanese-related sulfurtransferase — its product is MQGYNTFDRDTLIRQLEAENQPRTTLSFYRYVNIDDPSALRQRLFTEWPGMGIRGRIYLAKEGVNAQLSLPAARLDEFRAWIDACPGFEQIPFKIAVEDDGKSFLKLIVKVKKKIVADGLDDDAFDTTNVGRHLDAKSWNDALAQPDTIVVDMRNCYESEVGRFPGALCPDVVTFREELPLVLDSLKGKEQSKVLLYCTGGVRCEKASAFLRHHGFEDVNQLHGGIIDYTRQVRAEGLENRFIGKNFVFDERMGERISDDVIAHCHQCGKPADTHVNCANEACHVLFIQCSECAAKMEQCCSVECRDEVHLPLAEQKARRKGRHTEVHQLYRPTIQRLEE
- a CDS encoding DUF420 domain-containing protein, encoding MHSTSLNKANDRPVYWIIGIFSVVVFALVAVLGRLPKVPDHPAWVEQLPAFNAIINGTCFFLLLASLWFIRKRNIPMHRRLNLLASALSVIFLASYVTFHYFVEETRFPADDPLRPVYLVILATHILLAAIVLPLVLLSLYRGLTNQVDRHRKIVRWSYPVWLYVTFTGVIVYLMIAPHYRF
- a CDS encoding SCO family protein encodes the protein MAARWKRLAVPLIILAFPVAFWLIISRGENHLKRLPVIGPADVAANGDTIYHTIADFSLTNQEGKVITQADLTGKIYVANFFFATCPTICPKMNENFRKVQQEFKGSNDVRMVSYTVDPEQDSVPALKAYAEKMYADNSFWWFLTGNKDSIYTLARESYLVPAASGKTAEDFFHSDQLILIDKEKRIRGLYDGMDPYAVDTLIAEMKVLLHEYVEEK
- a CDS encoding cytochrome C oxidase subunit IV family protein; this translates as MSDIHHEVISHASEDKAHSALNTKVIWKVFWILLGVTIFEVGIAFTSISPTILMYIFIALTIVKSYYIVGYFMHMKFEVMPFQWSVLLPFILIVYLIFIALYEGSALSMAGTSVGY
- a CDS encoding cytochrome c oxidase subunit 3 — protein: MANHAAVAESGQSVWGGGRSPFQVSWGKMFMWFFLVSDAFTFSSLLIAYGYMRHRFTEIWPKPGDVFTHFPFIHGHVPLAYVGLMTFILIMSSVTMVLAVDAGHSLKKNGVIRWLWLTIIGGFMFLGSQAWEWYHFIHGSEKGSFILADGRFARTDDLEPGTLIFHDHSKVEGAEAQELMSTAVRNIQGANLKENEYGRTPLFANFFFFITGFHGFHVFSGVVLNIIVLALVYQNFCEKKKDYELVEKVGLYWHFVDLVWVFVFTFFYLV
- a CDS encoding heme-copper oxidase subunit III, which translates into the protein MTASTEQSGFDKVKAQRGLMWFGIISIVMLFAGLTSAYIVRMGDGKWVQFALPNTFIISTLVILASSVPMQWAVKSAEKGNQKNLVTALWLTLLLGIGFVLVQYIAWTELFSQGIALTGRIKDIKTTDIVYVPSGKETFEQAGDAGNVAGSFLYVITGLHIVHLLGGMIALFIVIWRANRKKYTVEKHNGVRMCALYWHFLSGLWLYLFFFLLYVR
- the cyoE gene encoding protoheme IX farnesyltransferase, producing the protein MAQKSIALSDKPVTLSARIQDYIQLTKFRLSSLVVFSAATGYIIAEGADFQWSTLLLLMLGGFLVTGSSNAFNQVIERDLDKLMDRTANRPLPAGRMSVPEALVASVLMGVSGVLILWLGINALCGILSLVSLVIYTTIYTPAKRVTPFAVLIGAFPGAFPPLLGWVAGKGEIGLEALILYALQFIWQFPHFWAIAWVLHDDYLKAGFRMLPGPHGRDRSSAFQTMVYTLGLVPMAFLPLAFHFTGWFTALLLAACGIYFSLQAIRLYRSLEIKDAQKLMFGSFIYLPVVQLIWMLDKLV
- a CDS encoding glycosyltransferase family 4 protein; the encoded protein is MSKVHLVTPHFAPEITAAAHRMEALANTLSREHQVIVYALTERGVTPAEKEVMLSDNLTVRYIALPEYPKALFFLRAFVEAWYSVRLAFAATRRRSDWLIATSPFMFLIPAIAFFGRGRRKIMDVRDLVWCYMPDRNIFQRAIRSLLQRVIVRSLRKFDHITVTNSSEEQWMIRTAAVPRARLSIVSNGLSQDRFRRLSNIAYYPPEHPLVITYIGNIGNGQDLGPVIDVVRHLPDVKLNLIGDGIELERYRKYIRQENIRNVQFFGKMKWNRLLPFYQTSSILLARLGKNYQSALPSKLFEYLATGLPVLFYGNGEAARFLKDFENVFIVRQEDQEELRRAIRQLQTLTPPRSFANILRVESNFIREHLNLRYLDLLKDPAERVTVLEPIGMDAQSRADWSLREA